A window of Diabrotica virgifera virgifera chromosome 9, PGI_DIABVI_V3a contains these coding sequences:
- the LOC114339762 gene encoding zinc finger protein 208-like isoform X1: MFNQTEVKQEVAETTCKREIEIIDNEVLLDTNEDTFKTEFKDDATREITSTNTNNDTFDDLDVKKCDIKAKIEQDDGLSCKDMKTEESSLLTNDRSDSNLNEHIISSTNVNTGGQRFICIICKKQFSSNSRLEMHMRIHTGDKRFECKICTKRFSTKPYLKSHMRVHTGEKPFECKICTKRFSTKQVLKSHMRVHTGEKPFKCEICAKQFLSKTSLKAHIMRVHTDDKPFKCEICTKEFSLKIDLKSHVRVHTSEKPYRCKICMKQFSTSSQLKRHNMTVHTDEKPFECGICNKKFSIKECIKKHMTVHSDKRPFQCEICSKRFKTKQVLNSHMLVHTGETPFEYAICTKLRVYTGKKTIECEICTKQFSTKQGLKSHMKVHTGEKPFKCEICTKQFSTNQSLKAHITVHTDGKSFECEICAKQFSTEDYLKQHTIVHGDKFFQCEICTKQFSTKQGLKSHMKVHTGEKPFKCEICTKQFSTNHSLKAHITVHTDGKSFECEICAKQFSTKDYLKKHTIVHGDTLFQCEICTKQFSTKQGLKSHMKVHTGEKPFKCAICTKQFSTNQRLKAHITVHTDGKSFECEVCAKKFSTKDYLKKHAIVHGDKLFQCEICTKKFSNKRLLKSHIQSHIRVSTGEKPFECKMCTNKFSNKGNLRIHMKLHSDEKPFECEICTKKFSLKNYLKRHFMSVHADDKPFKCKICTKQYSTKRRLKCHMAWHTGEKPFECEICTNQFSTEQNLKLHMRVHTGEKLLECKICTKQFATNRNLKEHIIRLHTDDKPFECQICTKQFSVKVALKSHMKVHTGEKPFECEICTKQFSTKPCLKSHMRVHTGEKPFECEICTKELSTKQALKWHMAVHTGEKPFECEICTKQFSTKAYLKSHMRVHTGEKPFECEVCTKQFSTKQVLKSHMTVHR; this comes from the coding sequence GTCTCTCCTGTAAAGATATGAAAACTGAAGAAAGTAGTCTCTTAACCAATGATAGAAGTGACAGTAATTTGAACGAACACATAATTTCCAGTACCAATGTGAACACCGGAGGACAACGTTTTATATGTATCATTTGCAAGAAACAATTTTCAAGTAATTCTCGTTTAGAAATGCATATGAGGATACATACTGGTGATAAACGATTtgaatgtaaaatttgtaccAAACGGTTTTCAACGAAACCGTATTTAAAatcgcatatgagagtgcatactggtgaaaaaccatttgaatgtaaAATTTGCACTAAACGGTTTTCAACGAAACAAGTTTTAAAAtcacatatgagagtgcatactggtgaaaaaccatttaaatgcgAAATTTGCGCCAAACAATTTTTATCAAAGACGAGTTTAAAAGCACATATTATGAGAGTACATACTGACGACaaaccatttaaatgtgaaatttgcaccaaagagttttcattgaaaatagatttaaaatCGCATGTGAGAGTGCACACTAGTGAAAAACCATATAGATGTAAAATTTGTATGAAACAGTTTTCAACAAGTAGTCAGTTAAAACGACATAATATGACAGTGCACACtgatgaaaaaccatttgaatgtggaATATGcaacaaaaaattttcaataaaggAATGTATAAAAAAACATATGACAGTGCATAGTGACAAAAGACCATTTCAATGTGAAATTTGCTCCAAACGGTTTAAAACGAAACAAGTTTTAAACTCGCATATGCTAGTACATACTGGTGAAACACCATTTGAATATGCAATTTGCACCAAACTGAGAGTGTATACTGGTAAAAAAACaattgaatgtgaaatttgtaccaaacagttttcaacgaaacaaggtttaaaatcgcatatgaaagtgcatactggtgaaaaaccatttaaatgcgaaatttgcaccaaacaattTTCAACAAATCAGAGTTTAAAAGCACATATAACAGTGCATACTGATGGCAAatcatttgaatgtgaaatttgcgcTAAACAGTTTTCAACAGAGGATTATTTAAAACAACATACGATAGTGCATGGTGATAAATTTTttcaatgtgaaatttgcaccaaacagttttcaacgaaacaaggtttaaaatcgcatatgaaagtgcatactggtgaaaaaccatttaaatgcgaaatttgcaccaaacaattTTCAACAAATCATAGTTTAAAAGCACATATAACAGTGCATACTGATGGCAAatcatttgaatgtgaaatttgcgcTAAACAATTTTCAACAAaggattatttaaaaaaacatacgATAGTGCATGGTGATACACTTTttcaatgtgaaatttgcaccaaacagttttcaacgaaacaaggtttaaaatcgcatatgaaagtgcatactggtgaaaaaccatttaaatgcgCAATTTGCACCAAACAATTTTCAACAAATCAGAGATTAAAAGCACATATAACAGTGCATACTGATGGCAAATCATTTGAATGTGAAGTTTGCGCTAAAAAATTTTCAACAAaggattatttaaaaaaacatgcgATAGTGCATGGTGATAAACTTTttcaatgtgaaatttgcaccaagaAATTTTCAAACAAACGACTTTTAAAATCGCATATCCAATCGCATATTAGAGTGtctactggtgaaaaaccatttgaatgtaaaatgtgcaccaacaaattttcaaacaaggGTAATTTAAGAATACATATGAAATTGCATTCTGACGAAAAACCATTTGagtgtgaaatttgcaccaaaaaattttctttaaagaattatttaaaaagacattttATGTCAGTGCATGCTGATGATAAACCATTTAAAtgtaaaatttgcaccaaacagtatTCAACGAAACGACGTTTAAAATGTCATATGGCAtggcatactggtgaaaaaccatttgaatgtgaaatttgcactaATCAATTTTCAACAGAGCAGAATTTAAAAttacatatgagagtgcatactggcgAAAAACTATTGGAATGTAAAATTTGCACCAAGCAATTTGCAACAAATAGGAATTTAAAAGAACATATTATAAGACTGCATACTGACGACAAACCATTTGAATGtcaaatttgcaccaaacagttttcagtGAAAGTAGCTTTAAAATCGCATATGAaggtgcatactggtgaaaaaccatttgaatgtgaaatctgcaccaaacagttttcaacgaaaccttgtttaaaatcgcatatgagagtgcatactggtgaaaaaccatttgaatgtgaaatttgcaccaaagaATTATCAACGAAACAAGCTTTAAAATGGCATATGgcagtgcatactggtgaaaaaccatttgagtGTGAAAtctgcaccaaacagttttcaacgaaaGCATATTTAAAatcgcatatgagagtgcatactggtgaaaaaccatttgaatgtgaagtCTGCACCAAACAATTTTCAACGAAACAAGTTTTAAAATCGCATATGACAGTGCATAGGTGA